One Triticum dicoccoides isolate Atlit2015 ecotype Zavitan chromosome 4B, WEW_v2.0, whole genome shotgun sequence genomic window carries:
- the LOC119292325 gene encoding DNA (cytosine-5)-methyltransferase DRM2-like: protein MLLAHPHSSNGWINGEAPPTSLIEGYVAMGFPKEMVVRSIKETGHSDADALLELLLTYKALGDDDDAVGNHSTSGCNPPIVEDDDDDLDFENWDGDDDTGGRESSSDDSGYEEFLREMSDKDEKINSLRDMGFSEDEANMAITICGVDADLSVLVDSISASQVTEVCHSRNLSDHQVTARCFDSFGGRKRARLIEESKKKRKRYGGGAQGKRPSSDGSDEESMPLPKPMVGFNLPGYRGPSMTRVLPELATGPPYFYYENVARAPKGVWAKITRFLFDIQPEFVDSLHLCAAARKRGYIHNLPTENRSPLLPLPPKTIFEAFPHYKKWWPSWDQRTHLNCLQTCMAPATVTERIQQKLSSSGNPPPQSVQKYVRHECSKWNLVWVGKDKAAPLEPHEMEYLLGFPKDHTRGVGKTQRYKSLGNSFQVDTVAYHLSVLRGMFPNGVRVLSLFTGIGGGEVALHKLGIHMRVVVSVEIGEANRQILRSWWDQTQTGTLIEIADVKSLKDDEIATYVRRFGGFDLVIGGSPCNNLAGSNRHHRDGLEGEHSSLFYDYFRILNSVKSAMANM, encoded by the exons ATGCTCCTGGCCCATCCACACTC TTCCAATGGGTGGATCAACGGGGAAGCGCCGCCTACTTCTTTGATCGAGGGATATGTGGCAATGGGCTTCCCAAAAGAGATGGTCGTGAGGAGTATCAAGGAGACTG GACATAGTGATGCAGATGCGCTGCTCGAGCTACTCCTCACATACAAG GCActaggtgacgatgatgatgcagtGGGCAATCACTCTACTTCTGGCTGCAACCCCCCTATtgttgaagatgatgatgatgatcttgattttGAGAACTGGGATGGCGATGATGATACTGGTGGTAGAGAGTCAAGCTCTGATGATTCTGGttatgag GAGTTTCTACGAGAGATGTCAGACAAGGACGAGAAGATCAACTCATTGCGAGACATGGGCttttctgaagatgaagcaaacaTGGCCATTACGATATGTG GTGTGGATGCTGATCTCTCTGTATTGGTCGACTCGATTAGTGCATCACAGGTTACAGAAGTTTGTCACTCTAGAAACTTATCTGACCATCAG GTTACAGCTAGATGCTTCGATTCCTTTGGAGGGAGAAAGAGGGCAAGATTGATTGAAGAGAGCAAGAAAAAGAGGAAGCGATATGGAGGTGGAGCACAAGGCAAACGACCTTCCTCGGATGGCAGCGATGAGGAATCAATGCCTCTCCCAAAACCAATGGTTGGGTTTAACCTTCCTGGTTATAGGGGACCATCAATGACCCGAGTGCTTCCTGAACTAGCTACCGGACCACCTTATTTCTACTATGAAAATGTGGCCAGAGCTCCAAAAGGTGTATGGGCAAAAATTACAAGATTTCTGTTTGACATCCAGCCTGAGTTTGTGGATTCTCTTCATCTGTGTGCAGCTGCCAGGAAAAGGGGATATATCCACAATTTGCCAACCGAGAACAGGTCACCGCTTCTCCCTCTGCCTCCAAAGACAATTTTTGAGGCATTCCCTCATTACAAGAAGTGGTGGCCATCCTGGGACCAGAGAACGCACCTCAATTGCTTGCAAACATGTATGGCCCCTGCAACGGTGACAGAACGGATCCAGCAGAAACTTTCAAGCTCAGGCAATCCACCACCTCAAAGTGTACAGAAATATGTCAGGCATGAGTGCTCAAAATGGAACCTTGTCTGGGTTGGCAAAGACAAAGCTGCTCCATTGGAACCTCATGAGATGGAGTATCTTCTTGGTTTCCCAAAGGACCACACAAGAGGAGTCGGCAAGACACAGAGATACAAGTCTCTCGGCAACTCATTCCAAGTCGATACTGTCGCTTACCACTTGTCAGTGCTGAGGGGCATGTTTCCCAATGGTGTGAGGGTGCTGTCCTTATTCACCGGTATTGGAGGAGGAGAGGTTGCCTTGCACAAGCTTGGGATCCACATGAGGGTAGTAGTTTCCGTTGAGATAGGCGAAGCTAATAGGCAGATTTTGAGGAGTTGGTGGGATCAGACCCAGACGGGCACATTGATTGAGATAGCTGATGTGAAATCCCTCAAGGATGATGAAATTGCAACATATGTTAGACGATTTGGCGGCTTCGACTTGGTGATTGGGGGCAGCCCATGTAACAATCTTGCCGGAAGCAACCGACACCATCGTGATGGCTTGGAGGGCGAGCACTCATCTTTGTTCTACGACTACTTTAGGATCTTGAATTCCGTCAAGTCGGCTATGGCGAACATGTAG